One Oncorhynchus tshawytscha isolate Ot180627B unplaced genomic scaffold, Otsh_v2.0 Un_contig_4862_pilon_pilon, whole genome shotgun sequence genomic region harbors:
- the LOC121845242 gene encoding LOW QUALITY PROTEIN: A-kinase anchor protein 13-like (The sequence of the model RefSeq protein was modified relative to this genomic sequence to represent the inferred CDS: inserted 1 base in 1 codon): MPIKGLRYLSHSTDSLCKTNLVNESTESLTDEGTEMIDSQLXGEFEEDLKELEADSWSNVMNSNFLKHLKKDVIKRQEVIYELMQTEMHHVRTLLIMMEVYSKGLVKELQLEPQTVDRLFPALGELLDLHTSFLTRLLERKRESQQEGEDGGFIINKIGDILETQFSGTKAAIMKRVYGKFCSRHNEAVNIYKELHSKDKRFQAFIRKKMSSSIVRRLGIPECILLVTQRITKYPVLMQRILHHTKENEEDHEDLSDALYQVKEVITAVDSKVNEHEKKRRLKDIYSRTDSKSIMRMKSGQMFAREDLLRGRRLLYDGPLQLKNSQGKLKDVTAMLLSDIVVFLQEKDQKFVFASLDQRSTVLSLQKLIVREVANEEKGLFLITAGMEKPEMVEVHTATKEERNTWMQIIQEAMQSIEKYEDEENPSETEEDKRLLETKAKEMREMLRKKDEQIMCMLEEKMAVFREMCEVRSPGTPPGTGPGEDQGPSQVTRAKGLFRTGSGAGSEDVPKGEPIIKGALQEVETLQALVNGTLGGAMGGQQVVWVPETEGGGGVVGPGPVCLLRRAETFGGFDSQQIHISKNGDKEEGEDRADLRRTESDGVLKKGENATMMLLLKRNTEVLHSEPHP; this comes from the exons GCACAGAGATGATTGACAGTCAGC ATGGGGAGTTTGAGGAAGACCTGAAAGAGCTGGAGGCAGACTCCTGGAGCAACGTTATGAACAGCAACTTCCTCAAACATCTGAAGAAGGATGTCATCAAGAGACAGGAAGTCATCTACG AGTTGATGCAGACAGAGATGCACCACGTGAGGACCCTGCTGATCATGATGGAGGtgtacagtaagggtctggtGAAGGAGCTGCAGCTGGAACCTCAGACAGTAGACAGGCTGTTCCCTGCCCTGGGGGAGCTCCTGGACCTCCACACCTCCTTCCTGACACGTCtcctggagaggaagagagagagccagcaggAGGGGGAGGACGGAGGATTCATCATCAACAAGATAGGAGACATCCTGGAGACACag TTCTCAGGGACCAAAGCAGCGATTATGAAGAGAGTTTACGGGAAGTTCTGCAGCCGCCACAACGAGGCCGTAAACATCTACAAGGAGCTGCACTCCAAAGACAAACGCTTCCAGGCCTTCATCAGG AAGAAGATGAGTAGCAGTATCGTCCGGAGGCTAGGTATCCCAGAGTGCATTCTGTTAGTCACCCAGAGGATCACCAAGTACCCCGTCCTGATGCAGAGAATACTACATCACACCAAAG AGAATGAGGAAGACCATGAGGACCTGAGTGATGCTCTATACCAGGTCAAGGAGGTCATCACTGCAGTGGACAGCAAG GTGAACGAGCATGAGAAGAAGAGGAGGCTGAAGGACATCTACAGCCGGACAGACAGCAAGTCCATTATGAGGATGAAGAGCGGTCAGATGTTTGCTAGAGAGGACCTGCTCAGAGGGAGAAGATTGCTGTATGATGGACCTCTGCAGCTGAAGAACTCACAGGGGAAACTCAAGG aTGTAACGGCCATGCTTCTCTCTGATATCGTCGTCTTCCTACAGGAGAAAGACCAAAAATTTGTCTTTGCCTCTCTG GACCAGCGCTCCACGGTCCTCTCCCTCCAGAAGCTGATCGTTAGAGAGGTGGCTAACGAGGAGAAGGGTCTCTTCCTGATAACAGCAGGGATGGAGAAaccagagatggtggaggtacACACTGCAACCAAGGAGGAACGCAACACCTGGATGCAAATCATACAGGAGGCCATGCAGTCCAT AGAGAAATATGAGGATGAGGAGAACCCCAGTGAaacagaggaggacaagagaCTGCTGGAGACCAAAGCTAAGgagatgagag AGATGCTGAGGAAGAAGGATGAGCAGATCATGTGTATGCTGGAGGAGAAGATGGCCGTGTTTAGGGAGATGTGTGAGGTCCGGAGCCCTGGAACCCCCCCAGGAACAGGCCCAGGAGAGGACCAGGGCCCCAGCCAGGTCACCAGGGCCAAGGGGCTGTTCAGGACTGGGAGCGGAGCGGGCTCTGAGGACGTACCTAAAGGAGAACCCATCATAAAGGGAGCACTACAGGAAG tGGAGACGTTGCAGGCGCTGGTGAACGGTACTCTGGGAGGAGCGATGGGGGGGCAGCAGGTGGTGTGGGTcccagagacagaaggaggaggaggagtggtgggCCCGGGCCCTGTATGTCTCCTTCGCAGGGCCGAGACCTTCGGAGGCTTTGACTCTCAGCAGATACACATCTCTAAGA ATGGGGacaaagaagagggagaggacagagcagACCTTCGCAGGACAGAGTCAGACGGTGTACTGAAGAAG GGGGAGAATGCGACCATGATGCTGTTACTGAAGAGGAACACTGAG GTCCTCCACAGTGAGCCACATCCATGA